Below is a genomic region from Pseudomonas berkeleyensis.
ACGCTGACAGCCTGCCTGCGGTCACAACTCGTGAACCTCGCAAAAGGAGAGTCGGCATGCTGAAGTTTCTAGGCGGTACAGTCGGTATCATTTTCATCATCGGCCTGATCGTGGTTATCGGCCTGCTGAAACTGATCTTCTAGGCATGAAAAAGCCCCGCTATCGGTAGCGGGGCTGCGTTGATTCAGAGCCGTCGCTGGTTTTCTTGATGCTGGGCGCAACTCATGAAGCCTTTGCTGTCGACACGGCCGTTGACGTCGAAATTCACGTAGTAGGGCTGTTCCACTCCGTCGACATTGAGCACGTAGTTGTTGCAGGTGCCGCCAGTGACGTTGTTCCGTACTTCCGAAGAGGGTGGGCCACCGAGGGTTCGTACCTGATCCTGAGTCATGCCGTGGTCGACTTGCTTGACCAGGGGCTCATTGTGAAAGGTCACGTAATCGGTCGGGTTCTCGAAGGTCGAGCAACCGCTGATCGTGGCCGCTACGGCCAGTACTGCAAGGCTGTGCTTGTACATGTCGTCGCTCCGTCGAATGAGCCGAAATGGCTCGACATGGATTGGAGCGCGTCTCATGCGTGGGAGTTCGCTTTTCTCGATGATCGGCTCTGCTCGTTGCCTGTTCGCCGCTATACCTGACCTTACCCTGTAAATGAAGAGAGCCCGCTATTGCGGGCTCTTTTGCATCAGTCGTCGTAGCCCAGGTTGGGCATCAGCCAGCGCTCGCTGACGGCGATGTCCTGGCCCTTGCGCTTGCTGTACTGCTCGATCTGATCCTTATCGACCTTGCCCACGGCGAAGTACTGCGCCTCAGGGTGGGCGAAGTACCAGCCGGATACCGCCGCCGCCGGGAACATGGCGTAGTGCTCGGTGAGGAACACGCCGCTGCGGCCGGCCTTGTTGTAGTCGGCCTCAGGGTCGAGCAGCTTGAACAGCGTGGCCTTCTCGGTGTGATCCGGGCAGGCCGGGTAACCCGGGGCAGGGCGGATGCCCTTGTACTGCTCACGGATCAACGCCTCGTTGTCCAGTTGCTCGTCCCTGGCGTACCCCCAGTACTCCTTGCGCACGCGTTCGTGCAGCCACTCGGCGCAGGCCTCGGCGAGGCGGTCGGCCAGTGCCTTGACCATGATCGAGTTGTAGTCGTCACCCTTGGCCTCATAGGCTTTGGCCACTTCCTCGGCGCCAATGCCGGCAGTGGTGATGAAGCCACCGACGTAATCGGTCACGCCGCTCTCCTTCGGCGCAACGAAGTCGGCCAGCGACAGGTTCGGCTTGCCGTCAGGCTTGATGGTCTGCTGGCGCAGATGGTGCAGAGTGGCCAGGGGCTTGCCATCGTTGCCGTAGATTTCGATGTCGTCATGCGCGACCTGGTTGGCCGGCCAGAAACCGAATACGGCGCGGGCCTTGATCAGTTTTTCGTCAATCAGCTTCTTCAGCATCGCCTGGGCATCGTTGAACAGGCTGGTGGCCGCTTCACCGACGATTTCGTCGGTGAGGATGCGTGGGTACTTGCCGGCCAGATCCCAGGAGATGAAGAACGGTGTCCAGTCGATGTACTCGGCCAGGGTGGCCAGGTCGATATCGTCCAGCACCTGCGCACCGGTAAAGCTCGGCTTCGGTGCGACGTAACCGTTCCAGTCGAAGGCGGGTTTGTTGGCGATGGCGTCGGCATAGCCAAGGCGTTCGGTACGCGAGGCACGAGCTGAGGTGCGTTCACGCACCACCACGTATTCGTCGCGGGTCTTTTGCACGAAGTCGGCCTTGAGCTCCTTGGACAGCAGCTGGGTGGCCACACCCACGGCGCGTGAGGCGTCGGTGACGTAGACCACCGCATCGTTGCTGTACTGCGGGTCGATCTTCACCGCGGTGTGGGCCTTGGAGGTGGTGGCGCCGCCGATCATCAATGGCAGGGTGAAGCCCTGGCGCTGCATTTCCTTGGCCACGTGCACCATCTCGTCCAGCGACGGGGTGATCAGACCGGAGAGGCCAATGATGTCGCACTTCTCGGCGATGGCGGTCTGCAGGATCTTCTCCGCCGGCACCATTACGCCCAGGTCGACGATGTCGTAGCCGTTACAGCCCAGCACCACGCCGACGATGTTCTTGCCGATGTCGTGCACGTCGCCTTTCACGGTGGCCATCAGGATCTTGCCCTTGGCTTCCGGCTTGTCGCCTTTCTCGGCTTCGATGAAGGGAATCAGATGCGCTACTGCCTGTTTCATCACCCGGGCGGATTTGACCACCTGGGGCAGGAACATCTTGCCCGAGCCGAACAGGTCGCCGACCACGTTCATGCCGCTCATCAGCGGGCCTTCGATAACCTCGATGGGCCGCGCGCACTGCTGGCGGCACTCCTCGGTGTCTTCGACGATAAAGGCGGTGATGCCTTTTACCAGCGCGTGCTCCAGGCGCTTGTCGACTGGCAGCGAGCGCCACTCTTCGTTCTCGACTTCCTTGGTCGCGCCGCCGCCACGGTAATTGTCGGCGATGGCCAGCAGGGCGTCGGTACCGCCTGGCGTGCGGTTGAGCACCACATCCTCGACGCGGTCGCGCAGCTCCTTGGGAATCTCGTCGTAGATTTCCAACTGGCCGGCGTTGACGATGCCCATGGTCAGGCCGTTCTGGATCGCGTAGTAGAGGAACACCGAGTGGATCGCCTCGCGCACCGGGTTGTTGCCACGGAACGAGAACGACACGTTGGACACGCCGCCCGAGCTCAAGGCGTAGGGCAGGTTGTCGCGAATGAAGGCGCAGGCTTCGATGAAGTCCACGGCGTAGTTGTTGTGTTCCTCGATGCCGGTGGCCACGGCGAAGATGTTCGGGTCGAAGATGATGTCTTCCGGCGGGAAGCCCACTTCGTTGACCAGAATGTCGTAGCTGCGCAGGCAGATTTCCTTCTTGCGCGCGGCGGTGTCGGCCTGGCCGACCTCGTCGAAGGCCATCACCACGACGGCGGCGCCGTAGCGCTTGCACAGCTTGGCGTGGTGCTTGAACTGCTCGACGCCTTCCTTCATGGAAATCGAGTTGACGATGCCCTTGCCCTGGATGCACTTCAGGCCGGCCTCGATCACCTCCCACTTGGAGGAGTCGATCATGATCGGCACGCGGGAGATGTCCGGCTCGCCGGCGATCAGGTTGAGGAACCTGACCATGGCCGCCTTGGAGTCGAGCATCCCCTCGTCCATGTTGATGTCGATCACCTGAGCGCCGGCTTCAACCTGCTGCAGGGCGACTTCCAGGGCCTCGGTGTAGTTTTCCTCACGAATCAGCCGGGCGAACTTGGCCGAACCGGTGATATTGGTGCGCTCGCCGACGTTGACGAACAGCGAGTTGCGGTCGATGGTGAACGGCTCCAGGCCCGACAGGCGGCATGCCTTGGGAATCTCCGGAATCGGGCGCGGTTGGTACTTGGCGACCGCTTCGGCGATGGCCTGGATATGCCCGGGCGTGGTGCCGCAGCAGCCACCGATGATGTTGAGAAAGCCACTGGCTGCGAACTCTTCGACCACCGCCGCCATCTGCGCCGGGGTTTCATCGTATTCACCGAAGGCATTGGGCAGGCCAGCGTTGGGGTGCGCGGAGACGTGGGTGCCGGCCTTGTTCGACAGCTCTTCCAGATAGGGGCGCAGGTCAGCGGCACCGAGGGCGCAGTTCAGGCCAACGGAAATCGGCTTGGCGTGGGCCACCGAGTTCCAGAACGCTTCGGTGGTCTGGCCGGAGAGGGTACGGCCGGAGGCGTCGGTGATGGTGCCGGAGATCATGATGGGCAGCTCGACACCGTCTTCGTCGAACACCTGCTGCACGGCGAAAATCGCCGCCTTCGCGTTGAGGGTATCGAAGATGGTCTCGATCAGGATCAGGTCGGCGCCGCCTTCGATCAGGCCACGGGTGGCTTCGGTGTAGTTCTCCACCAGTTCGTCGAAGGTGACGTTGCGGTAGCCGGGGTCGTTGACGTCCGGGGAGATCGAGCAGGTACGGCTGGTCGGGCCTAAAACGCCTGCGACGAAACGCGGGCGATCCGGGGTTTCCAGGGTCTTGGCATCGGCCACTTCACGGGCCACACGGGCGCCGGCCACGTTCAGTTCATAGACCAGCGACTCCATGTCGTAGTCAGCCTGGGATACCTGGGTGGCGTTGAAGGTGTTGGTTTCCAGGATGTCGGCACCGGCATCCAGATACGCCTTCTCGATGGCAGCGATGATCTGCGGCTGAGTCAGCAGCAACAGGTCGTTATTACCTTTGACATCGCTCGGCCAGTCGGCGAAGCGCTCACCGCGGTAGTCGGCCTCTTCCAGCTTGTAGCTCTGGATCA
It encodes:
- a CDS encoding small membrane protein YohP, producing the protein MLKFLGGTVGIIFIIGLIVVIGLLKLIF
- the osmE gene encoding osmotically-inducible lipoprotein OsmE — encoded protein: MYKHSLAVLAVAATISGCSTFENPTDYVTFHNEPLVKQVDHGMTQDQVRTLGGPPSSEVRNNVTGGTCNNYVLNVDGVEQPYYVNFDVNGRVDSKGFMSCAQHQENQRRL
- the metH gene encoding methionine synthase — its product is MSDRSARLQALQQALKERILILDGGMGTMIQSYKLEEADYRGERFADWPSDVKGNNDLLLLTQPQIIAAIEKAYLDAGADILETNTFNATQVSQADYDMESLVYELNVAGARVAREVADAKTLETPDRPRFVAGVLGPTSRTCSISPDVNDPGYRNVTFDELVENYTEATRGLIEGGADLILIETIFDTLNAKAAIFAVQQVFDEDGVELPIMISGTITDASGRTLSGQTTEAFWNSVAHAKPISVGLNCALGAADLRPYLEELSNKAGTHVSAHPNAGLPNAFGEYDETPAQMAAVVEEFAASGFLNIIGGCCGTTPGHIQAIAEAVAKYQPRPIPEIPKACRLSGLEPFTIDRNSLFVNVGERTNITGSAKFARLIREENYTEALEVALQQVEAGAQVIDINMDEGMLDSKAAMVRFLNLIAGEPDISRVPIMIDSSKWEVIEAGLKCIQGKGIVNSISMKEGVEQFKHHAKLCKRYGAAVVVMAFDEVGQADTAARKKEICLRSYDILVNEVGFPPEDIIFDPNIFAVATGIEEHNNYAVDFIEACAFIRDNLPYALSSGGVSNVSFSFRGNNPVREAIHSVFLYYAIQNGLTMGIVNAGQLEIYDEIPKELRDRVEDVVLNRTPGGTDALLAIADNYRGGGATKEVENEEWRSLPVDKRLEHALVKGITAFIVEDTEECRQQCARPIEVIEGPLMSGMNVVGDLFGSGKMFLPQVVKSARVMKQAVAHLIPFIEAEKGDKPEAKGKILMATVKGDVHDIGKNIVGVVLGCNGYDIVDLGVMVPAEKILQTAIAEKCDIIGLSGLITPSLDEMVHVAKEMQRQGFTLPLMIGGATTSKAHTAVKIDPQYSNDAVVYVTDASRAVGVATQLLSKELKADFVQKTRDEYVVVRERTSARASRTERLGYADAIANKPAFDWNGYVAPKPSFTGAQVLDDIDLATLAEYIDWTPFFISWDLAGKYPRILTDEIVGEAATSLFNDAQAMLKKLIDEKLIKARAVFGFWPANQVAHDDIEIYGNDGKPLATLHHLRQQTIKPDGKPNLSLADFVAPKESGVTDYVGGFITTAGIGAEEVAKAYEAKGDDYNSIMVKALADRLAEACAEWLHERVRKEYWGYARDEQLDNEALIREQYKGIRPAPGYPACPDHTEKATLFKLLDPEADYNKAGRSGVFLTEHYAMFPAAAVSGWYFAHPEAQYFAVGKVDKDQIEQYSKRKGQDIAVSERWLMPNLGYDD